The region TTCCAGGAAAGAGGCGGCATAGGCGATCTCGCCGGCGGCTTCGGTGACCGGCTTGCCCTGTTCCGACGTCATGATGGCGGCCAGGTCTTGCTGGTGCTGCATCATCAACTGGGCCCACTTCAGCAGCACGGCGGCGCGTTCCTTGGCGGGCTTGGCGGACCAGGCGGGCAGGGCGGCCTGGGCGCGGGCGATGGCGCGTTCGGTGTCGGCGCGGCCCAGCTTGGGCACCGACACGATGGTGGCGCCGGTGGCGGGATTGGTGACGGGAATGCTGGGGCCGCTGCCCGCGCCTTGCCACTTGCCATCGATATAGCAGGCGTCGCGCAGAAGGTCGGGGCGTTGCAGTTTCTGGGTCAAGGACGTGGTCACGGTGCTGTCTCCTTTGTAGGCACCGGACTATCGTAAGCGGATTGGGCCCGATGCCCAAATCCGCTTGGGGGATGACGCTGGCAGGACGAATGCGGGGTCGGTCGGCGGCCGTGGGCCTCGCCCCTGCGGGTCTCGTTCAGCGCTGCGCTGGCGCCGCGCCGCTGTCGGCTACGGCCGGCGCGGTTTCCCAATCGCCGCCCAGCGCCTTGATCAGGAACACGGACACCAGCATGCGCTGGCCGGCCAGTTGCGCCGCCTGCCGTTCCGTGTTCAGCACCGACTGCTGAGCAGTGATCACGTCGAGGTAGGTGGTGGCGCCGCCCGCGTAGCGCGACGTGGCCATGTCGAGCACCTTGCGGCTGTCGGCCACGGCGGTCTGGGCCTGGGCGCTGGCCCGCTCCAGCGCGGCCAGGCCGGTGATGCCGTCCTGCACTTCCTGCATGGCCAGCAACACCACGCGGCGGTAGTTGGCGGCGGTGGCCTGGTAGCCGGCACGGGCGAAGTCGACGTTGGCGCTCAAGCGGCCGCCGTCGAAGATCGTCTGCGCCAGGGACACGCCCAGGTTCCACAAAGTGCTGGGGCCGTCGAACAGGGTGCCGAGTTCACGGCTGTCGACGCCGTAGCCACCGTTGATCATGAAGCTGGGATAGAAGGCCGCGCGCGCCACGCCGATCTGCGCATTGGCGGCCGCCATCGCCCGTTCGGCGGCAGCCACGTCCGGACGGCGCTCCAGCACGTCGGACGGGACGCCCAGCGGCACCGTGGGCGGCGTCATGTTCCGCACGTCCGGCGCCAGTTCGAATTGCGGCGCGGGTGTCCCCGTCAGGCTGGCGATGGCATGTTCGAACAGCGCGCGCTGGCGGGCCAGGATGTCGATCTGGGTCAGCGTGTTGTCGAGCAAGGCCTGTTGCTGCGCGACCTCCAGGCCGGACGCCGCGCCGCCGTCATAGCGGGCGGTGATCAGCTCCAGAGCGCGCCGTTGCAGGCCCACCGAGCGGCGCACGACGTCCAGCTCGTTGTCGACGGCGCGCAGGTTGACATAGTTGGAGGCGAGCTCGGCGGTCAGCACCAGGCGCGCGTTGCGCAGGTCCGCTTCGGACTGTTCGGCATTGGCGCGCGCGGTGGTGACGGCGTTCTGCACGCGGCCGAACAGATCGACCTCATAGCTGGCGTTGAACGACAGGGTGTAGTCGTTCTGCACCGTTTCATAGAGCGGGGCGGCGTAGTTCGTCAGCGGGCGGTTGGCGGAGATCTTCAGGCGCTGCGCGCGGGCGCTGGTGCCCAAGGTCGGGAACAGGCCCGCCGTCGCCGCCGTCGCCTGGGCCCGTGCCTGCGTCAGGCGGGCGGTCGCCACGTCCAGGCTGGGGTTGGCGGCGAGCAGCTTGTCCTGCAGCGTGTTCAGCGTGGGGTCCTGATAGCGCAGCCACCAGGCGCCCTTGGGCATGTCGTCGCGCGGCGTGGCGGTGCGCCAGGGCGCTTCCAGCTTCCAGCTGACGGGCATGTCGGGCGCCGGCTTGTGGTATTCGGGAGCCAGGCTGCAGCCGGACAGGAGCAGGGCGCCGGCAATCGGCAGCCAGCTCGCGGCAACGCGCACGGGCTGCATGGCTAGTCTGGCCCGGGCAGCCCGGACGGCATTCCTCGGGGACCGCATCATTTATCCTGGCCCCGCGCCGGCCCGGCGGCCGCATTGGTATTGCCGTTCGCCGCGCCGTCCCTGGCCGGCGTCTTCGCCGCTACCGACACCACGTCGCCATTGGCCAGCGAGTCGGCCGGGTTGAGCACCACGCGGTCGGTGGCCGCCACGCCTTGCGGGACTTCGACGGTCTGGCCGTAATTGCGGCCTACGGTCACCTTGCGCAGGTTGACCTTGCCCGTGTCGTCGACCACCGCCACCAGCGCGCCTTCCTTGCGGAACATCAGCGCGTTGGCCGGCAGCACCAGCGTGTCGCCCGGGGGCAGTTGCAGGTCCACCTGCACGTAGGCGCCCGGCAGCAGGGTGCGGTCTGGATTGGGCAGGGATATCTCCACCTGCATCGTGCGGGTGGCCAGATCGATCGACGCGGCCGTGCGGGCGATCACGCCCTTGAAATTCTGGCCCGCCAGTTCGGACTGGGTCACCACCACATGCTGGCCCGGCTTGACGCGCTGCGCGTAGCTTTGCGGCACGTTCAGGTAGACACGCAAGGGATCGGTCTGCGACAGCACGAACAGCGGCCGGCCGCTGCCCGCGTCGATCAGGTCCCCGGTATCGACGTTGCGCCGCGTGATGACGCCGGCGAAGGGCGCCACGATGCGCTTGAAACCTTCCAGCTGGCGCAAACGCTGTTCATTGGCCTGGGCCGCCGCGTAGTTGGCGCGCGCCTGCGCGGCCGCGCCACGCTTCTCTTCCAGATCCTGCTGCGACACCACGTCTTTCTGGCGCAAGGCTTCCCAGCGCGATTGCGTGCTGCGCGCCAGTTCCATGGCGGCGGCCGCCTGATCGCGCGCGGCCACGGCTTGCGACAGCTGCTGGTCGATTTCCGGCGTTTCGATTTCGGCGAGCAGGTCGCCTTTCTCGACGCGGCTGCCGATGTCCTTGGTCCATTGCTTCAGGTAGCCGCTGGCGCGGGCCGACAGCGGCGACTGCACATAGCCTTGCAGGGTGCCGGGCAGGCTCAGGGTCTGGCCCTTCTCCGGCAGGGAGGGGATGGCGGTCTGCACATACTGGATGGCGCGCTGGGTAGTGCCTTCGCGCAATTCGCTGGCGTTCTGCACGCGCGCGATGATGGTGCGCGCCGCGCCCAGGGCCAGCACGATCAGGATGATCAGGGTCCACCAGCGCAGGCGGCGCACGATGCGGTCGCGCGAGGGCAGGTCGGCGCTACCGGGGTCGGGGCTCAACGCATGGATGCCGAGCGCGTGATGTCTTTCTTCAGACATGGGTTCAAGTCTCCTGCCGCGCGGGATCGGGCGTGTAAGGGGGGGTATTGCCGTGGGGCGGGTCGCCCCGGGGAGGGCCGCGGCGCGCCGCGCGGGCGGCGTTGCGTTGAGCCAGGCGGGAATGGACGCCGGCGTAGACCACCGGCACGAAGAACAAGGTGGACACGGTGGCGAACAGCAGGCCGCCGATGACGGCGCGGCCCAGCGGGGCGTTCTGTTCGGCGCCTTCGCCCAGGCCCAGGGCCATGGGGATCATGCCGATGATCATGGCCAGCGCCGTCATCAACACCGGGCGGATGCGGGTGGCGCCGGCTTCCAGCGCGGCGGCCAGGACGGTGGCGCCTTCTTCGCGCCGCTGGCGCGCGAAGGACACCATCAGGATGGAGTTGGCCGTGGCGACCCCCATGGTCATGATGGCGCCGGTCAGCGCCGGCACGCTAAGCGTGGTGCCGGTGATGAACAGCATCCAGGCGATGCCGGCCAGGGCGGCGGGCAGGGCGCTGATGATGATCAGGGCGTCGATCCAGGACTGGAAGTTCACCACCACCAGCAGGTACACCAGCACGATGGCCATGGCCAGGCCGACACCCAGGCCCACGAAGGACGACTGCATGGTCTGCACCTGGCCGCGGATGGCCACCTGGCTGCCGCGCGGCAGCTTGGCGCGCAGCGCGTCGACCTCGCGTTCCACCTGTTTGGCCACGCTGGCCAGGTCGGTGCCTTGCACGCTGATGTAGACGTCGATGGCCGGCAGGATGTTGTAGCGCGACATGACGGCGGGCTGGCGGGTCTGCGTGGCTTCGACCAGGTTGCCCAGCAATTGGGTGCTGCCGCCCGGCGTGCCCGCCCCGGCGCCCGTGGCGCCGACCGGCAAATTGAGCAGGCGGTCCAGCGAGTCGATGTTGTATTGCGGGGTCTGGGTGGTGACGTTGTAGACCACGCCGTTCTGCGGATTAAGCCAGAAAGCGGGCGAGGTCTGCGAACTGCCGGACAGGGCGATCAGGACGTTCTGGCCGACGTTGGCGGGACTCAGGCCGACCTGTTGCAGGCGCGAGCGGTCCATTTCCAGGTTGACGGTGGGCAGGTCCAGGCGTTGGTGGACGTGCGCGTCGACGGCGCCGGGGATGTTGCGCACGGCCTTGACCAGTTCAGCGGCCAGGTCCGCGTTCGCGGTGTAGTTCTGGCCTGTGAACTGTACGTTGATGGCGGCCGGCAAACCGAAGTTCAGGATCTGCGTGACGATGTCGGCGGGCTGGAAGAAGAACTCCACGCCGGGGAACTGCCGCGGCAGGTCCATGCGCAGCAGCTGCTCGAATTTGACCGTGGGGTCGTGTCCTTCGCGCAGGGAGATCAGGATTTCGCCGTCCAGGGTGCTGAAGGTGCCTGCATTGCTATAGGACAGGTTGATGCCGCTATTCGGGATTCCCAGATTGTCGAGTATGGTTTCCAGCTGTTCCGCGGGGATCAAGGTGCGGATATGGCGCTCGACCTCATCGGCCAGCCGCGCGGTCTCTTCGATGCGGGTGCCGGTGGGCGCGCGCATGTGCAGGCGTAACTGGCCGGCATCCACCGACGGGAAGAAGTCGCGCCCCAGGAAGGGATAGAGCGCGCAGGACAGCAGGCTGAAGCCGCTGAAGGCCAGCGCGAAGGCCTTGCGGCGCGACAGCTGGGCGGACAGCGCCAGGGTGTAGGCGCGGCGCAGCAGTTCGAAACGGCGGTCGAAGGCGCGATAGACACGTTGCAGCAGGCTGTTGCTGCCCGAGGTGTCGTGATGGCCCGCCATGAGCAGCATCACCAGGGTCGGCACCAGGGTCCGCGACAGGATGTAGGACGCGATCATGGCGTAGACCACGGCCTCGGCCAGCGGCACGAACAGGAAACGCGCCACGCCGGACAGGAAGAACATCGGCACGAACACGATACAGATACACAGCGTGGACACCAGCGCGGCCGTGCCGATTTCCTCGGCCCCGGTAAGGATGGCCTGCCTTAATTCGGTGCCCAGGTGCAGGTGGCGCTCGATGTTCTCGATGGTGACGATGGCCTGGTCCACCAGGATGCCCACGGACAGCGCCAGCCCCCCGAGCGTCATCAGGTTCAGCGTCTCGCCCGTGATCTGCAGCACCAGGATGGACGCCAGGATGGACAGCGGGATGGTCAGGCCGATGATCAGCGTGCTGCGCCAGTTGCCCAGGAACAGCAGCACCATGGCGGCCGTGAGGGCGGCAGCGATCAGCGCTTCCAGGACCACGCCCTTGACGGCGGCCTTCACGAACACGGATTGGTCGAACAGCGGCGTCACCTTGACGTCGGACGGCAGCAACTGGACCGCGCGCGGCAGCATCTCGCGCAGGTTGTTGACGATGTCCACCGTGGACGCGCCGCCGTTCTTCAGCACCGACAGCAGCACGCCGCGCACGCCGTCCTGGCGCACCACATTGGTCTGCGGCGTGAAGCCGTCGCGCACGTACGCGACGTCGCGCAGATAGGTGGTGCCGCCGCCCGGAATGGAGCGTATCGGCAGATTGTTCATGCCCGCCAGGGTGACCGGCGAGCTGTTCATCTTGATCGAATACTCGGTCTCGCCGAACTTCGCCGTGCCCGACGGCAGGATCAGGTTCTGCGCGTTGATGGCGTTGACCACGTCCGACGACGACAGGCCGCGCGCCTGCAGGGCCTGCAGGTCCAGGTCCACCGAGATCACGCGCGTCTTGCCGCCATAGGCCGCCGGCACCGCCACCCCCGGGATGGTGACCAGCTGCGGCCGCAACTGGTTCATGGCCGTGTCGTACAGGGTCTGTTCGGGCAGGGTGGGGCTGGACAGGGCCAGCTGGATCACCGGTATGCTGGACGCCGAATACTTGATCACCAGCGGCGGCGTGATGCCGGGCGGCAGCTGGCGCACCTGGGTTTGCTCGGCCGCCACTACCTGAGCCAAGGCCGTCTGGATGTTGGCGTTGGGCTGGAAGAAGATCTTGATGACGCTGATCCCGGCCAGCGAGGTCGATTCTATATGTTCGATATCGCTGACCGTGGTGGTCAGCCCGCGTTCGTTGGATGCGGCGATGCGCAATCCCATTTCCTGGGCGGACAGGCCGTTATACGACCAGATGACGCTGATCACCGGAATATTGATTTCCGGGAAGATGTCGGTCGCCATGCGCATGAGCGCGAACGGCGTTGCCAATATGATCAGCAACGCCATGACGATGAAGGTGTACGGGCGGCGCAATGCCAGTTGGACAGCTGACACGGCTCAGGACTTCCAGTATTTGGGGGACAACAGCTTCATGATCGGACGCCCGGGATGCCGCGCTACGAGGTATACGAAAAGTAACAACTATTTTTAGGGATGTTCGGAATAAGCGCAAGACGGGCAAACGCTATATCGGTATACCGTCGCATGCTTTTTTGTCATCCGGGATGGCGACTTAAGGAGGAGGGCAGCGGACGGTCTGCCCGGCGGTCGTGGCTGCGGGAAACATGCTGCGCCGCAAGAAGCCCGCGTGGGGCGAGTGGGTTAAGCTCTCGCCTCGTTCAAATCCGCGACGCTTAACACCATGCCACTTCCCTCACGCTCCTTTATTGCAACCGTGGAAGACATGCGCCGCGTGGCGCGCCGCCGCGTCCCGCGCATGTTCTACGACTACGCCGATTCTGGATCGTGGACGGAGTCCACCTACCGCGCCAATGAAGAGGATCTGCAGAAGATCCGCTTCCGCCAGCGCGTGGCGCGCAATATGGAAAACCGTACCCTGGCCACCACCATGGTCGGCCAGTCCGCCGCCATGCCGGTGGCGTTGGCGCCGACCGGGCTGACCGGGATGCAGCATGCCGACGGGGAAATCTTGGCGGCGCAGGCGGCCGAGGCCTTCGGCGTGCCGTTCACGCTGTCGACCATGAGCATCTGCTCCATCGAAGACGTGGCCGCGCACACCACCGCGCCTTTCTGGTTCCAGCTTTACGTGATGCGGGACCGCGATTTCATCGAACGCCTGATCGATCGCGCCAAGGCCGCCAAATGTTCGGCGCTGGTCTTGACCTTGGACCTGCAAATCCTGGGACAACGCCACAAGGACCTGCGCAATGGCCTTAGCGCGCCGCCGCGGATGACCCTGGGCAACCTGATGAACCTGGCCACCAAGCCGGCCTGGTGCTGGAACATGCTGCGCACGCAACGGCGCACGTTCCGCAATATCGCCGGCCACGCCAAGGGGGTGACGGACCTGTCGTCGCTGGGCGCCTGGACGGCCGAACAGTTCGATCCCACCCTGAGCTGGGACGACGTCGAATGGATCAAGAAGCGTTGGGGCGGCAAGCTGATCCTCAAGGGCATCCTGGATCCGGAGGACGCCCGCCATGCGGTGGACACCGGCGCCGATGCGCTGATCGTCAGCAACCACGGTGGCCGCCAACTGGATGGGGCGGTGTCGTCGGTGGCCATGCTGCCGCAGGTGGTCGACGCGGTGGGCAAGGACATCGAGGTCTGGATGGACGGTGGCATACGTTCCGGCCAGGACATCCTGCGCGCGGTGGCGTTGGGCGCGCGCGGCGTGATGATCGGCCGGCCCTTCCTGTATGGCTTGGGCGCGGGCGGCCGTGAAGGCGTGACGAAGGTGCTGGAGATACTGGCCAGGGAGCTGGATGTCACCATGGCCTTGTGCGGCTACCGCGATATCCATCAGATCGACCGCGGCGTGCTGGTGCCTGGGAGCTATCCGGGATCGGTGCCGACGTATTGATCC is a window of Bordetella sp. N DNA encoding:
- a CDS encoding efflux RND transporter periplasmic adaptor subunit; amino-acid sequence: MSEERHHALGIHALSPDPGSADLPSRDRIVRRLRWWTLIILIVLALGAARTIIARVQNASELREGTTQRAIQYVQTAIPSLPEKGQTLSLPGTLQGYVQSPLSARASGYLKQWTKDIGSRVEKGDLLAEIETPEIDQQLSQAVAARDQAAAAMELARSTQSRWEALRQKDVVSQQDLEEKRGAAAQARANYAAAQANEQRLRQLEGFKRIVAPFAGVITRRNVDTGDLIDAGSGRPLFVLSQTDPLRVYLNVPQSYAQRVKPGQHVVVTQSELAGQNFKGVIARTAASIDLATRTMQVEISLPNPDRTLLPGAYVQVDLQLPPGDTLVLPANALMFRKEGALVAVVDDTGKVNLRKVTVGRNYGQTVEVPQGVAATDRVVLNPADSLANGDVVSVAAKTPARDGAANGNTNAAAGPARGQDK
- a CDS encoding alpha-hydroxy acid oxidase; protein product: MPLPSRSFIATVEDMRRVARRRVPRMFYDYADSGSWTESTYRANEEDLQKIRFRQRVARNMENRTLATTMVGQSAAMPVALAPTGLTGMQHADGEILAAQAAEAFGVPFTLSTMSICSIEDVAAHTTAPFWFQLYVMRDRDFIERLIDRAKAAKCSALVLTLDLQILGQRHKDLRNGLSAPPRMTLGNLMNLATKPAWCWNMLRTQRRTFRNIAGHAKGVTDLSSLGAWTAEQFDPTLSWDDVEWIKKRWGGKLILKGILDPEDARHAVDTGADALIVSNHGGRQLDGAVSSVAMLPQVVDAVGKDIEVWMDGGIRSGQDILRAVALGARGVMIGRPFLYGLGAGGREGVTKVLEILARELDVTMALCGYRDIHQIDRGVLVPGSYPGSVPTY
- a CDS encoding efflux transporter outer membrane subunit, producing the protein MQPVRVAASWLPIAGALLLSGCSLAPEYHKPAPDMPVSWKLEAPWRTATPRDDMPKGAWWLRYQDPTLNTLQDKLLAANPSLDVATARLTQARAQATAATAGLFPTLGTSARAQRLKISANRPLTNYAAPLYETVQNDYTLSFNASYEVDLFGRVQNAVTTARANAEQSEADLRNARLVLTAELASNYVNLRAVDNELDVVRRSVGLQRRALELITARYDGGAASGLEVAQQQALLDNTLTQIDILARQRALFEHAIASLTGTPAPQFELAPDVRNMTPPTVPLGVPSDVLERRPDVAAAERAMAAANAQIGVARAAFYPSFMINGGYGVDSRELGTLFDGPSTLWNLGVSLAQTIFDGGRLSANVDFARAGYQATAANYRRVVLLAMQEVQDGITGLAALERASAQAQTAVADSRKVLDMATSRYAGGATTYLDVITAQQSVLNTERQAAQLAGQRMLVSVFLIKALGGDWETAPAVADSGAAPAQR
- a CDS encoding efflux RND transporter permease subunit, with amino-acid sequence MSAVQLALRRPYTFIVMALLIILATPFALMRMATDIFPEINIPVISVIWSYNGLSAQEMGLRIAASNERGLTTTVSDIEHIESTSLAGISVIKIFFQPNANIQTALAQVVAAEQTQVRQLPPGITPPLVIKYSASSIPVIQLALSSPTLPEQTLYDTAMNQLRPQLVTIPGVAVPAAYGGKTRVISVDLDLQALQARGLSSSDVVNAINAQNLILPSGTAKFGETEYSIKMNSSPVTLAGMNNLPIRSIPGGGTTYLRDVAYVRDGFTPQTNVVRQDGVRGVLLSVLKNGGASTVDIVNNLREMLPRAVQLLPSDVKVTPLFDQSVFVKAAVKGVVLEALIAAALTAAMVLLFLGNWRSTLIIGLTIPLSILASILVLQITGETLNLMTLGGLALSVGILVDQAIVTIENIERHLHLGTELRQAILTGAEEIGTAALVSTLCICIVFVPMFFLSGVARFLFVPLAEAVVYAMIASYILSRTLVPTLVMLLMAGHHDTSGSNSLLQRVYRAFDRRFELLRRAYTLALSAQLSRRKAFALAFSGFSLLSCALYPFLGRDFFPSVDAGQLRLHMRAPTGTRIEETARLADEVERHIRTLIPAEQLETILDNLGIPNSGINLSYSNAGTFSTLDGEILISLREGHDPTVKFEQLLRMDLPRQFPGVEFFFQPADIVTQILNFGLPAAINVQFTGQNYTANADLAAELVKAVRNIPGAVDAHVHQRLDLPTVNLEMDRSRLQQVGLSPANVGQNVLIALSGSSQTSPAFWLNPQNGVVYNVTTQTPQYNIDSLDRLLNLPVGATGAGAGTPGGSTQLLGNLVEATQTRQPAVMSRYNILPAIDVYISVQGTDLASVAKQVEREVDALRAKLPRGSQVAIRGQVQTMQSSFVGLGVGLAMAIVLVYLLVVVNFQSWIDALIIISALPAALAGIAWMLFITGTTLSVPALTGAIMTMGVATANSILMVSFARQRREEGATVLAAALEAGATRIRPVLMTALAMIIGMIPMALGLGEGAEQNAPLGRAVIGGLLFATVSTLFFVPVVYAGVHSRLAQRNAARAARRGPPRGDPPHGNTPPYTPDPARQET